In a genomic window of Streptomyces sp. SJL17-4:
- a CDS encoding lysophospholipid acyltransferase family protein, whose protein sequence is MNGTTALSPWLPTAPCTPGHCAAHPESLHPDSAHRRHGAEADPAGAVRAVVRLIAGLGTVLLGLLLAPLTGLLPAATRLTLVRYWMRAAVRAFGVHARYEGAAAPADGPLLVVANHVSWLDIPLIAAVLPGRAVAKSEVRHWPVLGTLAALGGTLFIDRDGIMTLPGTVRTMAGVLGGGGRVVVFPEGSTWCGRERGRFRPAAFQAALDAGCAVQPVRIDYRPTDAAAYVGADPLGSSLWRVVSTRRLTAVVRLREPLPGGHYQDRRSLAAAAQRAVASDSANLPSLSVHQRSRSRSASASSARTPA, encoded by the coding sequence GTGAACGGGACCACAGCCCTCTCGCCGTGGCTCCCCACGGCGCCCTGCACCCCGGGCCACTGCGCCGCCCACCCCGAGTCCCTCCACCCCGATTCCGCCCACCGTCGGCACGGCGCCGAAGCGGACCCGGCCGGGGCGGTCCGGGCCGTGGTCCGGCTGATCGCCGGACTCGGCACCGTCCTCCTCGGCCTCCTTCTCGCCCCGCTGACCGGCCTGCTGCCGGCCGCCACCCGGCTCACCCTCGTCCGGTACTGGATGCGGGCGGCGGTGCGCGCCTTCGGCGTCCACGCCCGGTACGAGGGAGCGGCCGCCCCGGCCGACGGCCCGCTCCTCGTCGTCGCCAACCACGTCTCCTGGCTCGACATACCGCTGATAGCAGCCGTCCTGCCCGGCCGAGCGGTCGCCAAGTCGGAGGTGCGCCACTGGCCCGTCCTCGGCACGCTCGCCGCGCTCGGTGGCACCCTCTTCATCGACCGGGACGGGATCATGACCCTGCCCGGCACCGTACGGACCATGGCCGGCGTACTCGGGGGCGGCGGCCGCGTGGTCGTCTTCCCCGAGGGCTCGACCTGGTGCGGACGGGAACGCGGCCGGTTCCGCCCGGCCGCGTTCCAGGCCGCCCTCGACGCCGGTTGCGCCGTGCAGCCGGTACGGATCGACTACCGGCCCACGGACGCCGCCGCGTACGTCGGGGCCGACCCGCTCGGCTCCTCGCTGTGGCGGGTGGTCTCCACCCGCCGGCTCACCGCCGTCGTCCGGCTCCGGGAGCCCCTTCCCGGCGGCCACTATCAGGACCGCCGATCCCTGGCGGCCGCCGCTCAGCGGGCGGTGGCCAGCGACAGCGCGAACCTGCCCTCGCTGTCGGTCCACCAGCGGTCGAGGTCGAGGTCCGCCTCCGCGAGCTCGGCCCGGACGCCCGCCTGA
- a CDS encoding GNAT family N-acyltransferase → MAAPTPTLAVPTQPLGVPTQPLGVPAKTQPLVEQHAPQPPVAQAAPQAPAEEPTPRYLVGLARDQEDVRAAQRLRHQVFAGELGAQLDGPEPGLDIDAFDAYCDHLLVREETTGEVVGTYRILPPDRAAVAGRLYSESEFDLTRLAPIRHDLVEVGRSCVHPAHRNGAVIALIWAGLARYMTNTGHNWLAGCCSLPLADGGTLAAATWDTVKAKHLAPEEYWVTPHKLWSPEGITRPEGRTELPPLLRGYLRLGAWVCGAPAHDPDFGVADLYVLLSLRRTNPRYLNHFLSLAPAR, encoded by the coding sequence ATGGCCGCACCGACCCCCACGCTCGCCGTCCCCACCCAGCCGCTCGGCGTCCCCACCCAGCCGCTCGGCGTCCCCGCCAAGACCCAGCCCCTCGTCGAGCAGCACGCGCCCCAGCCCCCCGTCGCGCAGGCGGCGCCGCAGGCCCCGGCCGAGGAGCCCACCCCCCGGTACCTCGTCGGACTCGCCCGCGACCAGGAGGACGTCCGCGCCGCCCAGCGGCTGCGCCACCAGGTCTTCGCCGGCGAGCTCGGCGCCCAGCTCGACGGACCGGAGCCCGGCCTCGACATCGACGCCTTCGACGCGTACTGCGACCACCTCCTCGTACGGGAGGAGACCACCGGCGAGGTCGTCGGCACCTACCGCATCCTGCCGCCCGACCGGGCCGCCGTCGCCGGACGCCTCTACTCCGAGAGCGAGTTCGACCTCACCCGGCTCGCCCCGATCCGGCACGACCTGGTCGAGGTCGGCCGCTCCTGCGTCCACCCCGCCCACCGCAACGGCGCCGTCATCGCCCTCATCTGGGCCGGCCTCGCCCGCTACATGACGAACACCGGCCACAACTGGCTCGCCGGCTGCTGTTCCCTCCCGCTCGCCGACGGCGGCACCCTCGCCGCCGCCACCTGGGACACGGTCAAGGCCAAGCACCTCGCCCCGGAGGAATACTGGGTCACCCCGCACAAGCTCTGGAGCCCCGAAGGCATCACCCGCCCCGAGGGCCGCACCGAGCTGCCGCCGCTGCTCCGCGGTTACCTCCGGCTCGGCGCCTGGGTCTGCGGCGCCCCAGCGCACGACCCCGACTTCGGCGTCGCCGACCTCTACGTCCTGCTCTCGCTGCGCCGGACCAACCCGCGCTACCTCAACCACTTCCTCTCGCTCGCCCCGGCACGGTGA
- a CDS encoding extracellular solute-binding protein, translating to MKNRHLACPLAAATALALAGCGMLPGGGGTKTVNIWLMRDSVSEDFLNRFTEAYEEEHDGIELQVTVQDWTGIGKKVTEAIQGSGGPDVIEVGNTQVAQYADTEKLFDLTLESVRDLGSEDWLPGLAEPGSIGGSQYGIPWYAANRIVIYNKDLFADAGIDKPPATRAQWLSDTEKLNSKGSQGIYLAGQDWYTLAGFIWDEGGELATDKGGEWTGALTSPAAQRGMKYYKELQSLGSGPKDADEQNPPQADVFAKGDVAQLIATPSAVAAILKANPGLKNKLGYFPIPGATEDRPCAVFTGGSDLIIPENAPQRGAALDVVKELAGEKWQTELARAMGYVPNKKGLASVVAGQEATAVMAKGAARGRATPNSPQWADVEADNPIKPYMTAVLQGEDPMKAAKLASAEITDTLAE from the coding sequence GTGAAGAACCGCCATCTGGCCTGCCCCCTGGCAGCCGCCACAGCTCTCGCCCTCGCCGGCTGCGGGATGCTCCCGGGCGGCGGCGGGACGAAGACCGTCAACATCTGGCTCATGCGGGACAGCGTCAGCGAGGACTTCCTCAACCGCTTCACCGAGGCGTACGAGGAGGAGCACGACGGCATCGAACTCCAGGTCACCGTCCAGGACTGGACCGGCATCGGGAAGAAGGTCACCGAGGCCATCCAGGGCTCCGGCGGACCCGATGTCATCGAGGTCGGCAACACCCAGGTCGCCCAGTACGCCGACACCGAGAAGCTCTTCGACCTCACCCTGGAGTCGGTCCGCGACCTCGGCAGCGAGGACTGGCTGCCCGGTCTCGCCGAGCCCGGCAGCATCGGCGGATCCCAGTACGGCATTCCCTGGTACGCGGCGAACCGCATCGTCATCTACAACAAGGACCTGTTCGCCGACGCCGGCATCGACAAGCCGCCGGCCACCCGTGCCCAGTGGCTCTCCGACACCGAGAAGCTCAACAGCAAGGGCTCCCAGGGCATCTACCTCGCCGGGCAGGACTGGTACACCCTCGCCGGATTCATCTGGGACGAGGGCGGCGAACTCGCCACCGACAAGGGCGGCGAGTGGACCGGCGCGCTCACCAGCCCGGCGGCCCAGCGCGGCATGAAGTACTACAAGGAGCTCCAGTCCCTCGGCTCCGGCCCGAAGGACGCCGACGAGCAGAACCCGCCACAGGCCGACGTCTTCGCCAAGGGTGACGTGGCCCAGCTCATCGCCACGCCCAGCGCCGTCGCCGCGATCCTCAAGGCCAACCCCGGCCTCAAGAACAAGCTCGGCTACTTCCCGATACCCGGTGCGACGGAGGACCGGCCCTGTGCCGTCTTCACCGGCGGCTCCGACCTCATCATCCCGGAGAACGCACCCCAGCGCGGCGCCGCCCTCGACGTCGTCAAGGAGCTCGCCGGCGAGAAGTGGCAGACCGAACTCGCCCGCGCCATGGGCTACGTGCCCAACAAGAAGGGTCTCGCCTCCGTCGTCGCCGGCCAGGAGGCGACCGCCGTCATGGCCAAGGGCGCCGCGCGCGGACGCGCCACCCCCAACTCCCCGCAGTGGGCCGACGTCGAGGCCGACAACCCCATCAAGCCCTACATGACGGCCGTCCTCCAGGGCGAGGACCCGATGAAGGCCGCCAAGCTGGCCTCGGCCGAGATCACGGACACCCTCGCCGAATAG
- a CDS encoding vWA domain-containing protein, with protein sequence MSGTQNYINHVALVLDASSSMSHLSRKVVDVADQQIAYLARRSKELDQETRVTVYVFADKVECVIYDKDVLRMPSLKQLYRVGGMTALLAAALKSQRELAQTAQLYGDHSFLTFVLTDGQENASHRCPDAPTKDPRALVEAVARMIETQQDNWTLAVLVPDQMGKREAIQSGFPKDNVAIWDATSTQGLEEAGQVIQEATEKFMVGRTKGIRGSRAVFSTGADAVNSATVKAAGLAPVNPSGYRLIPVARDAAIRDWVVESGHTYRAGGAFYQLSKSEKVQAKKQIAVLEKKTDRVYTGPEARALLGLPDAEARVRPDHNDDFTIFVQSTSVNRKLVPNTRLLLML encoded by the coding sequence ATGTCCGGAACCCAGAACTACATCAACCACGTCGCTCTCGTGCTGGATGCCAGCTCGTCCATGTCGCACCTGAGCCGCAAGGTCGTCGACGTCGCCGACCAGCAGATCGCCTATCTCGCCCGCCGGTCGAAGGAACTCGACCAGGAGACCCGCGTCACGGTGTACGTCTTCGCCGACAAGGTGGAGTGCGTCATCTACGACAAGGACGTCCTGCGGATGCCGTCGCTGAAGCAGCTGTACCGGGTCGGTGGCATGACGGCCCTGCTCGCGGCCGCGCTGAAGTCGCAGCGGGAGCTCGCGCAGACGGCCCAGCTGTACGGCGACCACAGCTTCCTGACCTTCGTGCTCACCGACGGCCAGGAGAACGCGAGCCATCGCTGCCCCGACGCCCCCACGAAGGACCCGCGTGCGCTCGTCGAGGCCGTGGCCCGGATGATCGAGACGCAGCAGGACAACTGGACGCTGGCCGTCCTCGTACCGGACCAGATGGGCAAGCGCGAGGCCATCCAGAGCGGCTTCCCGAAGGACAACGTCGCCATCTGGGACGCCACCAGCACCCAGGGACTGGAGGAGGCCGGGCAGGTCATCCAGGAGGCCACCGAGAAGTTCATGGTGGGCCGCACCAAGGGCATCAGGGGCTCGCGGGCGGTGTTCTCCACGGGGGCGGACGCGGTGAACTCGGCCACCGTCAAGGCGGCCGGCCTCGCTCCGGTGAATCCCTCGGGGTACCGCCTGATCCCGGTGGCCCGCGACGCGGCCATCCGGGACTGGGTCGTGGAATCCGGGCACACCTACCGCGCCGGGGGCGCGTTCTACCAGCTGAGCAAGTCGGAGAAGGTCCAGGCGAAGAAGCAGATCGCCGTGCTGGAGAAGAAGACCGACCGGGTGTACACGGGGCCCGAGGCCCGGGCCCTGCTCGGGCTGCCGGACGCGGAGGCCCGCGTCCGGCCGGACCACAACGACGACTTCACGATCTTCGTGCAGAGCACCAGCGTGAACCGGAAGCTCGTACCGAACACGCGGCTGCTGCTGATGCTCTGA
- a CDS encoding dodecin, translating into MGDHVYRVTEIVGSSSEGVDTAIRNGITRACETLRSVDWFEVTEIRGHVEDGQVAHFQVGMKVGFRLEEPGA; encoded by the coding sequence ATGGGAGATCACGTCTACCGCGTCACGGAGATCGTCGGGTCGTCCTCGGAGGGCGTCGACACCGCCATCCGGAACGGGATCACCCGCGCCTGCGAAACGCTGCGCTCGGTCGACTGGTTCGAGGTCACGGAGATCCGCGGTCACGTCGAGGACGGGCAGGTCGCCCACTTCCAGGTGGGGATGAAGGTCGGATTCCGGCTCGAAGAGCCGGGCGCCTAG
- a CDS encoding GNAT family N-acetyltransferase has protein sequence MSADPCSVAPTVVRLDAYDRSEIFGDAADPFGVDAWGLVWLPKEHHFGIRADGRLLAHAGLLVLPLSVGGSRMDVVGLGGVAVAPDQRGRGLAAQVVGGALEHARTLGPEFALLFCRPDVSGLYARLGWSEVDGDVEVEQPDGPATMPLRTMWFPLRRGSRWPEGPVRLHSCPM, from the coding sequence ATGAGCGCGGATCCGTGCTCCGTGGCACCGACGGTCGTCCGGCTGGACGCCTACGACCGGTCCGAGATCTTCGGGGACGCCGCCGATCCGTTCGGGGTCGACGCATGGGGTCTGGTCTGGCTGCCCAAGGAGCACCACTTCGGGATCAGGGCGGACGGGCGGCTCCTCGCCCACGCGGGGCTCCTCGTCCTTCCGCTGTCGGTCGGTGGGAGCCGGATGGACGTGGTGGGCCTCGGCGGCGTCGCCGTCGCCCCGGACCAGCGGGGCCGCGGGCTCGCCGCGCAGGTGGTGGGCGGGGCCCTCGAACACGCGCGAACGCTGGGGCCCGAGTTCGCGCTGCTGTTCTGTCGCCCGGACGTCTCCGGTCTCTACGCGCGACTCGGCTGGAGCGAGGTGGACGGTGACGTGGAAGTGGAACAGCCCGACGGCCCCGCGACGATGCCCCTGCGGACGATGTGGTTCCCGCTCCGAAGGGGCAGCCGGTGGCCGGAGGGGCCGGTCCGGCTGCATTCCTGCCCGATGTGA